The Clostridioides difficile genome has a segment encoding these proteins:
- the prfB gene encoding peptide chain release factor 2 (programmed frameshift) has product MLRIQEYRHSMEQIASNLEELRVSLDIASLMEKIKINEEKINKQDFWNDNEVAQKVLQENKALKETLDEYESLNNLLEDIEVLIEIGLEEEDDSVEKDIEKSIELIEEKLSEMKIKTLLNGEYDKNNAILSINAGTGGLDAQDWAQMLLRMYIRWAEGKGYKVKLLDIISDPEAGIKTATILVEGTNTYGYLKSEKGVHRLVRISPFDPSGKRHTSFASIDVTPELDENIEVEINQSDLKIDTYRASGAGGQHVNTTDSAVRITHIPTGVVVQCQNERSQHLNKDRAMRLLMAKLIELKELEQKEKIEDIQGKYSQITWGSQIRSYVFQPYKLVKDHRTNAEFGNVDSVMNGNIDLFINEYLKMNKTV; this is encoded by the exons ATGTTAAGGATACAAGAGTATAGACATAGTATGGAGCAAATAGCTTCAAATTTAGAAGAATTGAGGGTTTCTCTT GACATAGCTTCATTGATGGAAAAGATAAAAATTAATGAAGAGAAGATAAACAAGCAAGATTTTTGGAATGATAATGAAGTAGCACAAAAAGTACTTCAAGAAAATAAAGCTTTAAAAGAAACTCTAGATGAATATGAAAGTCTAAACAACTTATTAGAAGATATAGAAGTATTAATTGAAATAGGTCTAGAAGAAGAGGATGATTCTGTTGAAAAGGATATAGAAAAGTCTATAGAATTAATAGAAGAAAAATTATCTGAAATGAAAATAAAAACTCTTCTAAATGGGGAATATGATAAAAATAATGCTATATTATCTATAAATGCTGGAACTGGAGGTCTAGATGCTCAAGATTGGGCTCAGATGCTTCTAAGAATGTATATAAGATGGGCAGAAGGCAAGGGATATAAAGTTAAGCTTTTAGATATAATATCGGACCCTGAAGCTGGAATAAAGACAGCTACAATTCTTGTAGAGGGAACCAATACTTATGGATATTTGAAAAGTGAAAAAGGGGTTCATAGATTGGTAAGAATATCACCATTTGACCCATCAGGAAAGAGACATACTTCATTCGCTTCTATAGATGTAACACCAGAGTTAGATGAAAATATAGAAGTAGAAATTAACCAATCAGATTTAAAGATAGACACATATAGAGCGTCTGGTGCTGGAGGACAACATGTAAACACAACTGACTCAGCTGTTAGAATAACACATATTCCTACTGGTGTAGTAGTTCAGTGTCAAAATGAAAGGTCTCAACATTTAAATAAAGATAGAGCTATGAGACTTCTGATGGCAAAATTGATAGAGCTAAAAGAATTAGAGCAAAAGGAAAAAATAGAAGATATACAAGGTAAATACTCACAAATAACATGGGGTAGCCAAATTAGGTCATATGTTTTCCAACCGTATAAGTTAGTAAAAGACCATAGGACAAATGCTGAGTTTGGAAATGTAGATAGTGTTATGAATGGGAATATAGACTTGTTTATCAATGAATACTTAAAAATGAATAAGACAGTTTAA
- the secA gene encoding preprotein translocase subunit SecA, producing MSFMDSLFNMADKKELKKFNKTVDIIDSLEPKFESMADSELKNMTNTFKERLENGESIDDILPEAFAVVRETSKRVLGLRHYRVQMIGGIVLHQGRIAEMKTGEGKTLVATAPVYLNALTGKGVHVVTVNDYLAKRDRDQMAKVYEFLGMSVGVIVHGQNPKVRKEQYDCDITYGTNNEYGFDYLKDNMVIHKEQRVQRGLNYAIVDEVDSILIDEARTPLIISGPGDKSTHLYSDANTFVLTLKPDDYELEEKDKAVSLTASGIQKAEVYFNVDNITDISHTELYHHINQALRAHVIMKKDVDYVAKDGEIVIVDEFTGRLMFGRRYSEGLHQAIEAKEGLKIQRESKTLATVTFQNYFRMYKKLSGMTGTAKTEEEEFKAIYKMDVFQVPTNKLMVREDLPDSVYKSEIGKFNAVAEEIIERHKVNQPILVGTVSIEKSELLSQILKKKGIRHEVLNAKHHDKEAEIIAQAGRLGAVTIATNMAGRGTDIVLGGNPDFLTKREMRRNGFKEDVVNRVDTPIEGIPVAGNEILFEAREEYERLYKQFKQQTEEEQKQVVEAGGLAIIGTERHESRRIDNQLRGRAGRQGDPGSSRFYIGLDDDLMRLFGSDRISGIVDKIGLEEDMPIEHRILSKSIEGAQKKVEGKNFGIRKHVLQYDDVMNKQREIIYAERKRVLEGEDLQEQVQSMTHSIIEEAVTLYTQDKGFDEDGFKEHMYNLFLPKGSIEIPEIEKLNPVEITEKVYEIAMKIYTAKEEQIGDERMREVERVILLQAVDNHWIDHIDAMDQLRQGIGLRAVGQQDPVIAYKMEGFDMFDEMNKHIKEDTVRYLFNITIEAPVERKAVVDVENLTSPSDGTLPTSKTIKKDEKVGRNDLCPCGSGKKYKNCCGR from the coding sequence ATGAGCTTTATGGATAGTTTATTCAACATGGCAGATAAAAAAGAATTGAAAAAGTTCAATAAGACTGTTGATATAATAGATTCATTAGAACCTAAATTTGAATCTATGGCAGACTCGGAACTTAAAAATATGACAAATACATTTAAAGAAAGATTAGAAAATGGAGAAAGTATAGATGATATACTTCCAGAAGCATTTGCAGTAGTTAGAGAGACTTCTAAAAGAGTATTAGGTCTTAGACACTACAGAGTTCAAATGATTGGAGGTATAGTGTTACATCAAGGAAGAATAGCTGAGATGAAAACAGGTGAAGGTAAAACTTTGGTTGCAACTGCTCCTGTTTATTTGAATGCTCTTACTGGAAAAGGTGTACATGTTGTAACAGTAAATGACTACCTTGCAAAACGTGATAGAGACCAAATGGCAAAAGTTTATGAGTTTTTAGGCATGAGTGTAGGTGTTATTGTACATGGTCAAAATCCAAAAGTTAGAAAAGAACAATATGATTGTGATATAACTTATGGTACAAATAATGAATATGGATTTGACTACTTAAAAGACAATATGGTAATACACAAAGAGCAAAGAGTTCAAAGAGGATTAAATTATGCGATAGTGGATGAGGTCGACTCGATACTTATAGATGAAGCTAGAACCCCTCTTATTATATCTGGTCCTGGAGATAAATCAACTCACTTATATTCAGATGCAAATACATTTGTGTTAACTTTAAAACCAGATGACTATGAATTAGAAGAAAAAGATAAGGCTGTATCTCTAACAGCATCAGGTATACAAAAAGCAGAGGTATACTTTAATGTTGATAATATAACAGATATATCTCATACAGAGTTATATCACCATATAAATCAGGCTCTAAGAGCACATGTAATAATGAAAAAAGATGTTGATTATGTTGCTAAAGATGGAGAAATAGTAATAGTTGATGAATTTACTGGTAGACTTATGTTTGGTAGAAGATACTCAGAAGGTTTACATCAAGCAATAGAAGCAAAAGAAGGTCTTAAAATACAAAGAGAATCTAAAACACTAGCTACTGTAACATTCCAAAATTACTTTAGAATGTATAAAAAACTTTCAGGAATGACTGGTACAGCGAAAACAGAAGAAGAAGAGTTTAAAGCAATATATAAAATGGATGTTTTCCAAGTTCCTACTAACAAGCTTATGGTAAGAGAAGACTTGCCAGATAGTGTATATAAAAGTGAGATTGGTAAATTCAATGCTGTAGCTGAAGAAATAATTGAAAGACATAAAGTTAATCAACCAATACTTGTAGGTACAGTTTCAATAGAAAAGTCAGAACTACTATCACAAATATTAAAGAAAAAAGGTATTAGACATGAAGTATTAAATGCTAAACACCATGATAAAGAAGCAGAAATAATAGCACAAGCAGGTAGGCTTGGAGCTGTTACAATAGCTACCAACATGGCTGGTCGTGGTACCGATATAGTTTTAGGTGGAAATCCAGACTTCTTAACTAAGAGAGAAATGAGAAGAAATGGGTTTAAAGAAGATGTAGTAAATAGAGTTGATACTCCAATAGAAGGAATACCTGTGGCAGGAAATGAAATTTTATTTGAAGCTAGAGAAGAGTATGAAAGATTATACAAACAATTTAAGCAACAAACAGAAGAAGAGCAAAAACAAGTAGTAGAAGCAGGTGGACTTGCTATAATTGGTACAGAAAGACATGAGTCTCGAAGAATAGATAACCAGTTAAGAGGTCGTGCTGGTCGTCAAGGTGACCCAGGCAGTTCAAGATTTTATATAGGTCTTGATGATGACCTTATGAGATTGTTTGGAAGCGATAGAATCTCTGGAATCGTAGATAAAATAGGTCTTGAAGAAGACATGCCTATAGAACATAGAATATTATCTAAGTCTATTGAAGGTGCACAAAAGAAAGTCGAAGGTAAAAACTTTGGTATAAGAAAGCATGTACTTCAATATGATGATGTTATGAACAAACAAAGAGAAATAATATACGCAGAGAGAAAACGTGTATTAGAAGGTGAAGATTTACAAGAGCAAGTACAATCAATGACTCATTCTATAATAGAAGAAGCAGTGACTCTTTACACACAAGATAAAGGATTTGATGAAGACGGATTTAAGGAACACATGTATAATCTGTTCTTACCAAAAGGTAGTATAGAAATTCCAGAGATAGAAAAACTTAATCCAGTTGAAATAACAGAAAAAGTTTATGAAATAGCTATGAAGATATATACTGCAAAAGAAGAGCAAATAGGCGATGAAAGAATGAGAGAAGTTGAGAGAGTTATCTTACTTCAAGCTGTTGATAATCATTGGATAGACCATATAGATGCAATGGATCAATTACGTCAAGGTATAGGGCTTCGTGCAGTAGGTCAACAAGACCCAGTTATTGCTTATAAAATGGAAGGTTTTGATATGTTTGATGAGATGAATAAACATATCAAAGAAGATACTGTAAGATATTTATTTAATATAACAATAGAGGCTCCAGTGGAAAGAAAAGCAGTTGTAGATGTTGAAAATCTAACTTCTCCATCAGATGGAACTCTTCCAACAAGTAAAACTATTAAGAAAGATGAAAAAGTTGGAAGAAACGATTTATGTCCTTGCGGAAGTGGTAAGAAATATAAAAACTGTTGTGGAAGATAG
- the raiA gene encoding ribosome-associated translation inhibitor RaiA yields MNIIISGKQIELTDAIKNKIESKLSKLDNYIHPDTDVKVTVSAKKTRQKIEVTIATVNGPIIRAEDMQENLYTAIDVVYDKLSKQLKKYKKRLQDKHQDNKSIRFQDAEINLADELEDYEDENQDIVIQRRKKFSVKPMSEEEAVLQMELVGHDFYMFKNIDSDEIAVVYKRHNGGYGIIEHE; encoded by the coding sequence ATGAACATAATTATATCTGGAAAACAAATCGAATTAACTGATGCAATAAAAAATAAAATCGAAAGCAAATTAAGTAAGTTAGATAATTACATTCATCCAGACACTGATGTAAAGGTTACAGTAAGTGCTAAAAAAACAAGACAAAAGATAGAAGTAACAATAGCTACTGTAAATGGTCCTATAATTAGAGCAGAAGATATGCAGGAAAATTTATACACAGCTATAGATGTTGTATATGATAAATTAAGTAAACAATTAAAAAAATATAAAAAGAGACTACAAGATAAGCATCAAGATAACAAGAGCATAAGATTCCAAGATGCAGAGATAAATCTAGCAGATGAACTAGAAGATTATGAAGATGAAAATCAAGATATAGTGATTCAAAGACGTAAGAAATTTAGTGTTAAGCCAATGAGCGAAGAAGAAGCTGTATTACAAATGGAATTAGTAGGACATGATTTCTATATGTTCAAGAACATAGATTCAGATGAAATAGCTGTAGTTTATAAACGTCATAATGGCGGATATGGTATAATAGAACATGAATAA